From the Blastocatellia bacterium genome, one window contains:
- a CDS encoding FtsX-like permease family protein gives MVSLARKNLFHDRVRFAVALLGIQFAVVLMTLQIGFFLKFMTNASVIIDHIEADIWITAKNLKNFDFGLPFSEQKLYEARRVPGVLWAEKFLMGFSYWKMPDGGQETIQVIGFNPETRVGAPWNIVEGNLEDVKYFTQIFIDEADRERLGFPRVGDEVEIVGHKARIAGITRGAKSFVGSPFVFTSFKNALKLSFIPPGQTVYVLVKVAPGYTVEEVKENLARTLTGVDVYTKREFSWKSRRYWLLVTGAGIALLSTALLGLLVGTVIVGQTIYASTMEHLKEFGTLKAIGASNADLYRIILTQALIMAVIGYATGMLLARAFLSVARRAGLEAYLPLEVLAGIFGLTLIMCVGASILSIYKVTRLDPALVFRS, from the coding sequence ATGGTTTCGCTGGCGAGAAAGAATCTGTTTCACGATCGCGTGCGCTTCGCGGTCGCTCTCCTCGGCATTCAATTCGCCGTCGTGCTCATGACCTTGCAGATCGGCTTCTTCCTGAAGTTCATGACCAATGCCTCCGTCATCATTGATCACATTGAGGCCGATATTTGGATCACGGCGAAGAATTTGAAGAATTTCGACTTTGGCCTGCCCTTCTCCGAGCAGAAGCTCTACGAAGCGCGTCGCGTCCCGGGCGTTCTCTGGGCTGAGAAGTTCCTCATGGGCTTCAGTTATTGGAAGATGCCCGACGGCGGGCAAGAGACCATTCAGGTCATCGGCTTCAATCCGGAGACGCGAGTCGGTGCCCCGTGGAACATCGTCGAAGGGAATCTCGAAGACGTGAAATACTTCACCCAGATCTTCATTGACGAGGCAGACCGAGAACGCCTGGGCTTCCCGCGTGTGGGCGACGAGGTGGAGATCGTCGGGCACAAGGCGCGTATCGCCGGGATCACGCGCGGTGCGAAGTCCTTCGTCGGCAGTCCTTTTGTCTTCACCTCGTTCAAGAACGCTTTGAAACTCTCCTTCATTCCGCCGGGGCAAACGGTCTATGTCCTGGTGAAGGTCGCCCCCGGATATACGGTCGAGGAGGTCAAGGAAAACTTGGCGCGCACGCTCACGGGCGTGGACGTCTACACCAAGCGCGAATTCAGTTGGAAGTCGCGGCGATATTGGCTGCTCGTGACGGGGGCGGGGATCGCCCTGCTGAGCACGGCCTTATTGGGACTGTTGGTCGGAACGGTCATTGTGGGGCAAACGATCTACGCCTCCACCATGGAGCATCTCAAAGAGTTCGGCACGCTCAAGGCCATCGGGGCCTCGAACGCCGATCTCTATCGCATCATCCTCACGCAAGCTCTTATCATGGCGGTCATCGGCTACGCGACGGGCATGTTGCTGGCGCGCGCGTTTTTGAGCGTGGCGCGGCGAGCCGGGTTAGAAGCGTATCTCCCGCTCGAAGTCCTCGCGGGCATTTTCGGCCTTACGCTCATCATGTGCGTCGGGGCCTCGATCCTCTCGATCTACAAAGTCACGCGACTTGATCCAGCGCTCGTCTTTCGGAGTTGA
- a CDS encoding ABC transporter substrate-binding protein codes for MLDRWRVEQSAQRRACRRLSGHLLRVSLCVLALLGGSCREPSPNPVRIGYSPFPGHLFLEVAERQGFFREEGVAVELREFSSFSAAVQAYEAGRLDALASSFSGLLQLAQRMKTVKGVAVLAYSEGAEGLIAQPEIRTIDELRGKRIGIGSWGIGGYFWARLRER; via the coding sequence ATGCTCGACCGATGGAGAGTCGAACAAAGTGCGCAGAGGAGAGCGTGCCGAAGGCTCTCTGGTCACCTCCTGAGAGTGAGTCTTTGCGTGCTCGCGCTTTTGGGCGGCAGTTGTCGCGAGCCTTCGCCGAATCCGGTTCGGATCGGGTATAGCCCTTTCCCTGGGCACCTCTTTCTCGAAGTGGCTGAGAGGCAAGGGTTCTTTCGAGAGGAGGGTGTGGCGGTGGAGCTCAGAGAATTCAGCTCCTTCTCGGCGGCTGTTCAAGCCTATGAGGCCGGTCGGCTCGACGCGTTGGCCAGTAGCTTCAGCGGCCTGTTGCAACTCGCGCAAAGGATGAAGACGGTGAAGGGCGTCGCCGTACTCGCATATTCTGAAGGCGCCGAAGGCCTCATCGCGCAGCCGGAGATCCGGACGATCGACGAGCTGCGCGGCAAGAGGATAGGCATCGGCTCGTGGGGCATCGGCGGTTATTTTTGGGCTCGCCTGCGCGAACGC
- a CDS encoding efflux RND transporter periplasmic adaptor subunit, with amino-acid sequence MNNRTWIGGLLVLLALLTSVSMYFVRNSRNSPPTASVRRGQIHWRIAANGRVEGVSEEILLGFKIPGRIRAIYVEEGERVRRDQVLAEMENAEQWARVEAERALLAKAEAQLALLRAGARAEEREQARAAVEEARAVAAHAEAVYERARRLHERGILSHEELERAEREWRTAHARLEAARQHYERVLAGSRPEEIAAAEAEVRLARARLREAEAQYEQTRLRAPCDGLILRRFMRPGEIVRPEMLGQPVLSMADDSRLRVRAEIDETDVAKIRLGAPAFITADAYRGEVFTGRVVKIGAAVGRKTLQSDNPAEKLDREILETWIELDPAARGRLIIGLRVDVVIELARRENVLIIPTSAVIERQGQTFVKVRQGDRWIERPVRLGARDEMHVEVLDGLAEGETILRAR; translated from the coding sequence ATGAATAATCGCACGTGGATCGGCGGTCTCCTTGTGCTGCTCGCGCTCCTGACCTCCGTGAGCATGTATTTCGTTCGGAATTCTCGAAACTCTCCGCCGACGGCGAGCGTGCGGCGTGGGCAGATCCATTGGCGCATCGCCGCCAATGGACGCGTCGAAGGGGTGTCCGAAGAGATCTTGCTGGGCTTTAAGATCCCAGGTCGCATTCGCGCTATCTATGTTGAAGAGGGCGAGCGCGTCCGTCGCGATCAGGTGCTCGCTGAAATGGAGAACGCTGAGCAATGGGCGCGCGTGGAGGCCGAACGCGCCCTTCTCGCCAAAGCCGAAGCTCAATTGGCGCTTCTGCGGGCTGGAGCCCGCGCCGAGGAGAGAGAACAAGCGCGGGCGGCTGTCGAAGAAGCACGCGCCGTCGCTGCGCATGCCGAGGCGGTGTATGAACGCGCTCGGCGGCTACATGAGCGCGGCATCCTCTCCCACGAGGAACTGGAGCGGGCCGAACGAGAGTGGCGAACGGCTCACGCGCGCTTGGAGGCCGCGCGACAGCACTACGAGCGCGTCCTCGCGGGAAGTCGTCCCGAAGAGATTGCTGCCGCCGAGGCTGAGGTTCGCTTAGCGCGAGCGCGACTGCGCGAAGCGGAAGCGCAATATGAGCAGACGCGTCTTCGCGCCCCTTGCGATGGCCTCATCCTTCGACGCTTCATGCGACCTGGCGAGATCGTGCGCCCAGAGATGCTCGGGCAACCGGTTCTCTCCATGGCCGATGATTCTCGACTTCGCGTCCGTGCTGAGATTGATGAGACCGATGTCGCGAAAATTCGCCTCGGGGCTCCGGCGTTCATCACCGCTGATGCCTATCGCGGCGAAGTTTTCACTGGACGCGTCGTGAAGATCGGCGCAGCCGTGGGTCGAAAGACGCTCCAGAGCGATAATCCCGCTGAGAAACTCGACCGCGAAATCTTGGAGACTTGGATTGAACTCGACCCGGCCGCGCGCGGACGGCTCATCATTGGCTTGCGCGTGGATGTCGTCATTGAACTGGCCAGAAGGGAGAACGTGCTCATCATTCCCACGAGCGCCGTCATCGAGCGCCAAGGTCAGACATTCGTTAAGGTGAGACAAGGCGATCGCTGGATCGAACGCCCAGTGCGTCTCGGCGCGCGCGACGAGATGCACGTGGAAGTTCTCGACGGCCTCGCCGAAGGGGAAACGATCCTCAGAGCACGGTGA
- a CDS encoding sulfite exporter TauE/SafE family protein yields the protein MRRMARMKHLLVLALGAGAGLLSGMFGIGGGILIVPILIYGLNLSPHEAVGTSLAALLLPVGLLGALQYYRDGYVHLGYAALLAAGLFVGAYWGARLSISLQGTTLERLFGGVLIAAGLWMILRR from the coding sequence ATGAGGAGGATGGCGCGTATGAAGCATCTGCTGGTCCTGGCGCTCGGCGCTGGAGCAGGCTTGCTCTCCGGGATGTTCGGCATTGGAGGCGGAATCCTCATCGTCCCGATCTTGATCTACGGCCTGAACCTCTCCCCCCATGAAGCCGTTGGGACGAGCTTGGCGGCTTTGCTGCTGCCCGTGGGTTTGCTCGGAGCGCTTCAGTACTACCGCGATGGATACGTTCACCTGGGATATGCGGCCCTTTTGGCCGCCGGCTTGTTCGTCGGAGCATATTGGGGGGCGCGCCTCTCCATCTCTCTCCAGGGCACGACTCTCGAACGGTTATTCGGCGGCGTGCTGATTGCGGCCGGGCTCTGGATGATCCTCCGCCGATAA
- a CDS encoding D-aminoacylase, translating to MRRHRWMSWILSAIFLWTSAWATAPAYDIVIRNGRIVDGTGNPWFIADIGIREGRIAAIGRIRPEDATRVLDAQGLIVAPGFIDVHTHVEGGIFRRPTAENFLRMGVTTVVTGNCGSSWLPIGDALRRLQEQGLSINLATLIGHNSVRRAVMGDDAREPTSEELERMKHLVDQAMREGAVGFSTGLIYIPGTYAKTEEIVELARVAARYGGIYVSHIRDEGNGVLDAIREAIAIGERANAPVQISHFKVSSKKLWGESRRTVQLIHEARARGLPVTVDQYVYPASSTGIETLLPSWVHDGGRAKAVERLRDPKLRERIKREMIRTLRDQGFKDYAYAYVAQYRPDPSFNGKNIAEITRLVRRKSNVEEQAEQIIEMFLASESRVQMVYHKMNERDIEHILRQPFTMIASDAGVLEPGQGVPHPRGYGNNARVLGRYVREKALLSWEEAIRKMTSLPAQVFGFWDRGMIRPGMAADLVIFDPERVIDRATFENPHQYAEGIRHVLVNGLPVIQDGQFTEARPGRILYGPGKR from the coding sequence ATGCGAAGGCACAGATGGATGTCGTGGATTTTGAGCGCGATCTTCCTCTGGACATCTGCGTGGGCCACGGCGCCGGCCTACGACATCGTGATCCGAAATGGGCGCATCGTGGATGGGACGGGGAATCCGTGGTTCATCGCCGACATCGGAATCCGCGAGGGACGAATCGCGGCGATCGGGCGGATTCGCCCGGAAGATGCGACGCGTGTCCTCGATGCGCAAGGACTCATCGTTGCTCCCGGCTTCATTGATGTGCACACGCATGTAGAGGGAGGGATCTTCCGCCGACCGACGGCTGAGAATTTCTTGCGCATGGGTGTGACGACAGTCGTGACGGGCAACTGTGGCAGTTCCTGGCTCCCCATTGGAGATGCTCTGCGCCGCTTGCAAGAACAGGGCCTTTCGATCAATCTGGCGACACTCATCGGACACAATTCGGTCCGCCGCGCCGTCATGGGCGACGATGCGCGCGAGCCCACTTCGGAAGAATTGGAACGAATGAAACACCTCGTTGACCAGGCGATGCGGGAGGGCGCCGTTGGTTTCTCGACCGGACTCATCTACATCCCTGGGACATATGCCAAGACCGAGGAGATCGTCGAGCTGGCTCGCGTCGCCGCTCGATATGGGGGCATCTATGTCAGCCACATTCGTGACGAGGGCAACGGCGTCCTGGACGCGATTCGAGAAGCCATCGCTATTGGCGAACGCGCGAACGCGCCCGTGCAAATCTCTCACTTCAAGGTGTCGAGCAAGAAACTCTGGGGAGAGAGCCGCCGAACCGTTCAGCTCATTCACGAGGCACGTGCTCGAGGGCTTCCCGTGACGGTGGACCAATACGTGTATCCCGCCTCCAGCACGGGCATAGAGACGCTTTTGCCGAGCTGGGTTCACGACGGTGGTCGAGCGAAAGCCGTCGAACGGCTCCGCGACCCGAAACTACGCGAGCGCATCAAGCGAGAGATGATCCGCACCCTCCGCGATCAAGGATTCAAGGACTACGCCTACGCCTACGTCGCCCAATATCGTCCCGATCCGAGTTTCAACGGCAAAAACATCGCCGAGATCACGCGACTCGTTCGCCGGAAGTCGAACGTCGAGGAGCAAGCTGAGCAAATCATCGAGATGTTCCTCGCGAGTGAATCGCGCGTGCAGATGGTCTATCACAAGATGAACGAGCGCGACATCGAGCACATCTTGCGGCAACCATTCACCATGATCGCATCCGATGCTGGCGTTTTGGAACCGGGCCAGGGTGTGCCACATCCTCGAGGTTACGGAAATAACGCGCGTGTTCTCGGTCGGTACGTACGCGAGAAAGCGCTTCTCTCTTGGGAGGAAGCCATCCGCAAGATGACGAGCCTTCCGGCGCAAGTCTTCGGCTTTTGGGACCGCGGCATGATTCGACCAGGGATGGCAGCAGACTTGGTCATCTTCGATCCCGAACGGGTCATAGACCGCGCGACGTTCGAGAATCCGCACCAGTATGCCGAGGGAATCCGCCATGTGCTCGTGAATGGCCTCCCGGTCATCCAGGATGGGCAGTTTACGGAGGCTCGTCCGGGGCGAATCCTCTACGGGCCGGGGAAGAGATAA
- a CDS encoding ABC transporter ATP-binding protein yields MDAPWLVLERISKTYGEGASTVVAVREVSLELGGGRFILLMGPSGSGKTTLLMLMGCLLKPTQGRLFLFEHEVSALDERTLPFLRRRYTGFVFQTFNLFPALTALENVELALNLKGINGRMARQRAVELLARVGLSDRLHFLPRDLSGGEKQRVALARALAGDPPIILADEPTGMLDSRTGRQIVEILADLARNEGRLVFMVTHDQRVRDLADEVLYMEDGSIVARESVDSQREVTHLGERR; encoded by the coding sequence ATGGACGCGCCGTGGCTCGTTCTCGAGCGAATCAGCAAGACCTATGGCGAAGGAGCTTCGACCGTGGTCGCCGTGCGCGAGGTGAGCTTGGAACTCGGGGGTGGGCGCTTCATCCTCCTGATGGGCCCCTCCGGCAGCGGCAAGACGACGTTGCTCATGCTCATGGGGTGTCTGTTGAAGCCGACGCAAGGACGCCTCTTCCTCTTCGAGCACGAAGTCTCGGCTCTCGATGAACGCACCTTGCCTTTCTTGCGACGGCGTTACACGGGCTTCGTCTTTCAAACGTTCAACCTTTTCCCGGCGTTGACGGCTCTGGAGAACGTCGAGCTGGCGCTGAACCTGAAGGGGATCAATGGGCGTATGGCGCGACAGCGAGCCGTGGAACTTCTCGCCCGCGTGGGATTGAGCGATCGGCTCCACTTCCTCCCACGAGATTTGAGCGGCGGTGAGAAGCAGCGCGTCGCCTTGGCGCGGGCTCTCGCCGGAGATCCGCCGATCATTCTGGCCGATGAACCCACGGGCATGCTCGACTCCCGAACGGGCCGACAGATCGTAGAAATCCTGGCCGATCTCGCCCGCAACGAAGGACGACTCGTCTTCATGGTCACTCACGATCAGCGCGTTCGGGATCTCGCCGACGAGGTCCTCTATATGGAGGATGGCAGCATCGTCGCCCGCGAGAGCGTTGACAGTCAGCGCGAAGTCACTCATCTTGGGGAGCGAAGATGA